A DNA window from Marinobacter alexandrii contains the following coding sequences:
- a CDS encoding SusD/RagB family nutrient-binding outer membrane lipoprotein, which yields MESNLTSTSNSQWLKHKKYSMIIKNNFKHSFPLIEGVRGRFLILFFAIAAVSCTNDFSEINTNPNAPIEVQPSLLLRQVVYDYGEQMSYEGFVAGNLLSQHFTMVDFNLFDRHDLNAPQLGGNPWPILYTNLRDNELILDQVNQNVVYEVYRGPALIMKAYMTAALTDIFGDVPYFEALNGKEGNTTPTYDSQEAIYLNEDGILDNLEQGIIAIQSYSGAQSLEGDILFDGELDSWVAFANSLQIKYLMRVSGRENVSDRLQSIYDEGNYIQSNDKNAVFDFSDTQPNTFRMAVLRSGDFNLFIMSETMQEVMGNLNDPRVEVLYRESSANPGLYLGLLNGPDASNTSISVSDYSLTGTIFRENTGALDANFITSWETQFLLAEAAERNFITADAQTLYELGIEQAFEYWSASQPSDYLTTGPAAYASAGMNPIEQIMTQKWIANSINGYEGWIEYRRTGFPQLKDVGASLNSDLIPVRLPYPSSEEALNAESFGIASDATNGNSINATVWWDND from the coding sequence CATAGAAGGGGTTAGGGGGAGGTTTCTAATACTATTTTTCGCAATAGCTGCAGTTTCTTGCACAAATGATTTTTCCGAAATCAATACGAATCCAAATGCACCTATAGAGGTGCAGCCAAGTCTGCTTTTGAGGCAAGTGGTCTATGATTATGGAGAGCAAATGTCGTACGAAGGATTTGTTGCTGGTAACTTACTTAGTCAACATTTCACAATGGTTGATTTCAACCTATTTGATAGACATGATTTGAATGCTCCTCAATTAGGAGGAAACCCATGGCCTATTCTTTATACAAACCTTAGGGATAATGAACTCATCTTGGATCAAGTAAATCAGAATGTAGTTTACGAAGTTTACAGAGGGCCAGCTTTGATTATGAAAGCTTACATGACTGCAGCGCTGACAGATATTTTTGGAGATGTACCTTATTTTGAAGCGCTAAATGGAAAAGAGGGAAACACAACTCCAACATATGATTCACAGGAGGCTATTTATTTAAACGAAGATGGGATTTTAGATAATCTAGAACAAGGCATTATAGCAATCCAGTCGTATTCGGGAGCTCAGTCTTTAGAGGGAGATATCTTATTTGATGGTGAACTAGACTCGTGGGTGGCCTTTGCCAATTCATTGCAAATCAAATATTTAATGCGTGTTTCTGGAAGAGAAAATGTAAGTGACAGACTTCAATCAATCTATGATGAAGGAAATTATATTCAGTCAAATGACAAAAATGCAGTATTCGATTTTTCTGATACGCAACCAAATACTTTTAGAATGGCAGTTCTAAGATCAGGCGATTTTAACTTGTTCATTATGTCCGAGACCATGCAAGAAGTCATGGGTAATCTAAATGATCCAAGGGTGGAAGTACTTTACCGAGAGTCGAGTGCCAACCCAGGCCTTTATTTAGGATTACTTAATGGGCCAGATGCTTCCAACACTTCAATTTCTGTTTCAGATTATTCGCTAACCGGAACAATTTTTAGAGAAAACACAGGAGCTTTGGATGCAAATTTCATTACGTCATGGGAAACCCAGTTCTTGTTAGCCGAGGCTGCTGAAAGAAACTTCATTACTGCAGATGCTCAAACACTTTATGAACTAGGTATTGAGCAAGCTTTTGAATATTGGTCTGCAAGTCAACCTAGTGATTATTTAACGACGGGACCCGCCGCTTATGCTTCAGCAGGTATGAACCCAATAGAACAAATAATGACCCAAAAATGGATTGCAAACTCGATCAATGGATACGAAGGATGGATAGAATATCGAAGAACGGGATTTCCTCAGCTCAAAGATGTAGGAGCTAGCTTAAATAGTGACTTAATACCTGTACGATTGCCTTACCCTTCAAGTGAAGAGGCTTTAAATGCAGAAAGCTTTGGAATTGCTTCAGATGCTACGAATGGAAATAGCATCAATGCTACTGTATGGTGGGATAATGATTGA